The genomic segment GCCTTGAACGCCGGCACCGCGATCAGTGTGCCGAGGCCGAGATAGAACATCAGGTTGCGCTCGAACCGGCCGACGGCGAGCAGTCCGTTATCTTTCGGCGGCGATGCGATGCTCTTGCCCCTGAGCGAGAAGCTGATGAAGACGAGCGGCACCAGCAGATTGAGCAGCGAGGGCAGGAACACCGCGCTCATGATCTTGACCGGCGAGATCTGCCCGCCGATCCACAACATGGTCGTGGTGACGTCGCCGATCACGGTCCAGGCGCCGCCGGCATTGGCGGCAATGACGATGAGGGAGGCGAACAGCAGACGGTCGTCGCGGCGGGCGATCAGCTTCTGGATCAGCGAGATCATGACGATCGTGGTCGTCAGATTATCCAGAATCGCGCTGAGGAAGAACGTCACGAAGCCGATCAGCCAGATCAGCGTGACCTGGCTCGTGGTGCGGATCAGAGAGGTGATGACCTCGAAGCCGTCATGAGCGTCGATCACCTCGACGATAGTCATGGCGCAGATCAAGAAGAAGACGATCTGCGCGGTGGAGCCGACGGACTCGTCGAGCTGGCGGCCGACCAGCGCGTGGTCGCCGGTTGCGACCGCGTAGATGGTCCACAGCAGCCCCGCGCCGAGCAGCGCCGTAGCGCTCTTGTTGACGCGAAGCGGGTGCTCGAGCGCGATCGCCGCATAGGCGAGGACGAAGATGGCGGCGATCGCGATCAGCAAGGTCGTTTCAGGTGGTCAGCTATCAGCGATTAAGGCGTGCGAGCAGGCTCGACGTATCCCAGCGCTTGCCGCCCATCTTCTCGACCTCGGCATAGAACTGATCGACCAGCGCCGTGACGGGCAGGCTGGCGCCGTTGCGGCGGGCTTCTGCCAGCGAGATCGAGAGGTCCTTGCGCATCCATTCGACGGCGAAGCCGAAATCGTACTTGTCCTCGTTCATCGTCTTGTAGCGATTTTCCATCTGCCAGGACTGGGCAGCCCCTTTCGAGATGGTCTCGATCACGGCGGCGACGTCGAGGCCGCTCTTCTTGGCGAAATGGATGCCCTCGGAGAGACCCTGCACCAGACCGGCGATGCAGATCTGGTTGACCATCTTGGTCAGCTGACCGCTTCCGGCGGGGCCGAGCAGCTTGCACATCCGGGCATAGGCGCCCGTGATGATCGGCTCGGCGCCGGAATAGGCATCCTCCGCGCCGCCGCACATCACCGTCAGAACACCGTTCTCG from the Bradyrhizobium sp. WBAH42 genome contains:
- a CDS encoding NAD(P)-dependent oxidoreductase → MAKVAFLGLGVMGFPMAGHLVKKGGHEVTVYNRTAAKAKEWADKFGGKTAPTPKAAAEGQDFVMCCVGNDNDLRAVTIGPDGAFAGMRKGATFVDHTTASAEVARELDAAATKAGFKFVDAPVSGGQAGAENGVLTVMCGGAEDAYSGAEPIITGAYARMCKLLGPAGSGQLTKMVNQICIAGLVQGLSEGIHFAKKSGLDVAAVIETISKGAAQSWQMENRYKTMNEDKYDFGFAVEWMRKDLSISLAEARRNGASLPVTALVDQFYAEVEKMGGKRWDTSSLLARLNR
- the nhaD gene encoding sodium:proton antiporter NhaD is translated as MLIAIAAIFVLAYAAIALEHPLRVNKSATALLGAGLLWTIYAVATGDHALVGRQLDESVGSTAQIVFFLICAMTIVEVIDAHDGFEVITSLIRTTSQVTLIWLIGFVTFFLSAILDNLTTTIVMISLIQKLIARRDDRLLFASLIVIAANAGGAWTVIGDVTTTMLWIGGQISPVKIMSAVFLPSLLNLLVPLVFISFSLRGKSIASPPKDNGLLAVGRFERNLMFYLGLGTLIAVPAFKAVTHLAPFMGILFGLGVLWLVGEIVHRHKEEHVRKPLTLVHALTRIDMSSVVFFVGILLAVACLEHAGLLSMLARWLDTAIGREDVIVVLLGLLSAVIDNVPLVAATMGMYDLAHYPPDSFIWEFIAYCAGTGGSILIIGSAAGVAAMGLEKIEFFWYARRIAGPALVGYLTGAMVYIAQYAALH